In Candidatus Methylacidiphilales bacterium, the following are encoded in one genomic region:
- a CDS encoding glycosyltransferase — MISVVLPAYNEADQLPQTLGSIHQAFQALAQPVPYEIVVCDNNSTDDTRQVAEAHGARVVFEPHNQIARARNTGARLSTGEWLIFLDADTRLPASLLAEMWDGIAEGRFHGGGAPVRFDTARLRPGPALVLALWNTVSRLAKLAAGSFIFCRRADWELIGGFDETFYAGEELQFSAKMKKHLAQNQRKFAILSTSVPTSARKIEWNSDWQLLRLIPLAFQPSAWKKRESCGFWYQRPPVE, encoded by the coding sequence ATGATCAGCGTTGTTCTCCCCGCCTACAACGAAGCGGACCAGCTTCCTCAGACCCTCGGAAGCATCCACCAGGCCTTCCAAGCCCTGGCCCAACCCGTGCCCTATGAAATCGTCGTTTGCGACAACAACTCGACCGACGATACCCGCCAGGTGGCCGAGGCCCATGGTGCCCGGGTTGTCTTCGAACCACACAACCAGATCGCCCGTGCCCGCAACACCGGGGCACGACTGTCCACGGGCGAGTGGCTCATCTTCCTCGATGCCGACACCCGCCTGCCCGCATCCCTGCTGGCGGAAATGTGGGACGGAATTGCCGAAGGACGTTTCCATGGAGGCGGTGCGCCGGTGCGTTTCGACACCGCCCGGCTCCGCCCAGGACCGGCCCTGGTGCTGGCACTCTGGAACACCGTTTCCCGGCTGGCCAAACTGGCCGCGGGTTCCTTCATCTTCTGCCGGCGGGCCGATTGGGAACTCATCGGGGGATTCGACGAAACCTTTTATGCCGGGGAAGAGCTCCAATTCAGCGCCAAAATGAAGAAACACCTGGCCCAAAACCAGAGGAAGTTCGCCATTCTCTCCACTTCCGTGCCGACCTCGGCACGGAAGATCGAATGGAACAGCGACTGGCAACTGCTCCGGCTGATCCCTCTGGCCTTCCAGCCCTCGGCTTGGAAAAAGCGGGAATCCTGCGGCTTTTGGTATCAACGTCCCCCGGTGGAATAA
- the ccsA gene encoding cytochrome c biogenesis protein CcsA, which translates to MKTNILSPIGLLLCLALSAPAADSARPSLPSSLPLRVLEEMPIQHGGRKKPLFAYAVDQWRAISGSTHWEDPAGEGGRWTAMQVVVDAWLHPERWTSRPVILMDYIPLKKALGYTGNDLDRRHFSFEELTSNKLLASMAAEAAAVRRKNAQATLTRDQQAANQVAGRINLMEEILSGSAFRWIPDPKKREGTWATLENAGDHYPLETLRPLMESFQALVRAYDGTDAVQWESSVRDFEARVAGLSPEHYPTAGIIHLEWLYKKGRPVTWAWIVYVLAFVVLVATPSWGRHLGYGAGWLLAGLGMLLQTSGLVLRVLVSGRPPVTNMYETVIWVAYIVVVTALVFELIYRGRYFLLGALPVAVLSLILADTQPTILDGSIQPLVPVLRHNFWLVVHVLTIVSSYAPLALALGVSHIALGKLILGRKVEPQLHQYIYRCLQIGVFLIGTGTILGGVWANYSWGRFWGWDPKETWALIAFLCYLAILHGRIAGWWGGFGLAVGSILAFQSVVMAWYGVNFILGKGLHSYGFGTGGFPMVAGFVLLEAAFLGLAFWCRYSRSRAGNLAD; encoded by the coding sequence ATGAAAACAAACATCCTCTCCCCGATCGGCCTCCTGCTCTGCCTGGCCCTTTCCGCCCCTGCGGCGGATTCCGCGCGACCGTCCCTACCGTCCTCACTGCCACTGCGCGTTCTGGAAGAAATGCCCATCCAGCACGGAGGGCGGAAAAAGCCGCTTTTTGCCTACGCCGTCGACCAATGGCGGGCGATTTCCGGGTCCACACACTGGGAGGACCCGGCGGGTGAGGGGGGGCGTTGGACGGCCATGCAGGTGGTGGTCGACGCCTGGCTCCATCCGGAACGGTGGACATCGCGGCCCGTCATCCTGATGGATTACATCCCGCTGAAGAAGGCATTGGGCTATACCGGCAACGACCTGGACCGCCGCCACTTTTCCTTCGAAGAGCTCACCTCCAATAAATTATTGGCGAGCATGGCCGCGGAGGCGGCGGCTGTCCGGAGAAAGAATGCCCAGGCCACCCTAACCCGCGACCAACAGGCGGCCAACCAAGTGGCGGGTCGGATCAACCTGATGGAGGAAATCCTCTCGGGATCGGCATTCCGTTGGATACCTGACCCCAAGAAGCGCGAGGGCACCTGGGCCACCCTGGAAAATGCCGGGGATCATTACCCGTTGGAAACCCTCCGTCCCCTGATGGAGTCCTTCCAGGCCCTGGTCCGGGCCTATGACGGAACGGATGCGGTCCAGTGGGAATCTTCGGTGCGGGATTTCGAGGCACGGGTGGCCGGCCTATCACCGGAGCACTATCCAACTGCGGGGATCATCCATCTGGAATGGCTGTACAAGAAGGGGCGTCCGGTGACCTGGGCCTGGATCGTCTATGTGTTGGCTTTCGTGGTGCTGGTCGCCACTCCCTCTTGGGGGCGGCACTTGGGCTATGGCGCGGGCTGGCTTCTGGCCGGACTGGGTATGTTGCTGCAAACCTCCGGCTTGGTGTTGCGGGTGCTGGTCTCGGGACGCCCACCGGTGACCAATATGTACGAAACGGTCATCTGGGTGGCTTACATTGTGGTGGTCACTGCGCTCGTCTTTGAGTTGATTTATCGCGGACGATACTTCCTCCTAGGGGCCCTTCCAGTGGCGGTGCTCTCCCTTATCCTGGCCGACACCCAGCCGACCATTCTTGACGGATCGATCCAACCCCTGGTTCCAGTTCTGCGCCACAACTTCTGGCTGGTGGTGCATGTCTTGACCATTGTCAGCAGCTACGCCCCGCTGGCCCTGGCCCTCGGGGTCTCGCACATCGCCCTCGGCAAGTTGATCCTGGGCCGGAAGGTCGAACCGCAACTGCACCAGTACATCTACCGTTGTCTCCAGATCGGGGTTTTCCTCATCGGCACAGGCACGATCCTGGGCGGGGTCTGGGCGAACTACTCCTGGGGGCGGTTCTGGGGTTGGGACCCCAAGGAAACCTGGGCGCTGATCGCTTTCCTGTGCTACCTGGCCATCCTCCACGGGCGCATCGCCGGATGGTGGGGCGGATTCGGTCTGGCCGTCGGCAGCATTCTGGCCTTCCAATCGGTCGTCATGGCTTGGTACGGGGTGAACTTCATTCTGGGCAAGGGGTTGCACAGCTACGGATTCGGCACCGGTGGGTTCCCCATGGTCGCAGGGTTTGTATTGTTGGAGGCCGCCTTCCTGGGTCTTGCTTTTTGGTGTCGCTACAGCAGAAGCCGGGCGGGTAACCTGGCGGACTGA
- a CDS encoding cation-translocating P-type ATPase, whose amino-acid sequence MSSCCGTPVSPMQGHCVEDRKEQARHWLRLGLAALIAGQSMVFSLAVNLDRPESASYLILHGLLALAALAVFLLVGLPMARTAWSQARRGRAAIEQFFLAGVLAAFGASVVSSLTRTGSVYYEVVSVLLAIYSLGRLVGERQRRHVLAAASGLRRDFDTCVRLDDRDGEETVPVAAISRGDRVRVRAGSGVPVDGQVEEGTAWVSETPLNGEPFPMVRRAGDLVRAGGQVIDAALIVRAQHDGHNREIDRLLGSVEATLSLVSPLQREADRVVAWFLPVVLVLALLTGGFWAWQLDWTTGLFRGLAVLVVACPCALGLATPIALWGAANRLARQGLVPRRGDFVERLAGIDRVVFDKTGTLSEEHLQVVDWVSAPGTDRRLLEAEVAAIQDHMDHPVARAFRVWPKSKGVVVEGGVRVMPACGVAARVVTPQGIQEVELGNETLLQPGDSRLVDEWKEALSSPGLQACRWVVIRRNGVLAGLALLRENLRASAPGVLADLRALGVGVAVMTGDRPGAAEALGLTAVHAGLSAEDKASLVREWQEQGHKVLLVGDGVNDAPAMAAAQASVALVSGSALGRETADAEMFGNDLGRLAEAIRMSRRVVRRIRQNLAIAAVYNFLGIGLAMAGWLHPVAAAVLMLASSLTVSSRALLGLEDTESGEKPVRQDKRIGGENFRRQRLAAMFAAGALSIQGAALVYLGGYTGLWATALLGGFLLAGLLLWSQRQHWLNHPFRTAFVIMVVAGNAGMLAGWWGDAGWGPAVRDGLCLCGCSPGHFVEVLKGTPGWMHLGMVAGALPGFWWDARHRSKPRHWDWLWLVCLAFMWLGMQGGAWAVMGWFPGRPQWQLLASFSAMTAGMFLAMLVVCGPRLWDETRERASS is encoded by the coding sequence ATGTCCTCTTGTTGCGGCACTCCGGTCTCTCCCATGCAGGGGCATTGCGTAGAGGACCGCAAGGAACAGGCCCGCCACTGGCTACGCCTCGGTCTGGCAGCTTTGATCGCCGGGCAATCGATGGTGTTCAGTCTGGCGGTCAACCTCGACCGCCCGGAAAGCGCGAGTTATCTCATCCTTCACGGCTTGTTGGCGTTGGCGGCATTGGCGGTTTTTCTCCTGGTCGGCCTCCCCATGGCCCGCACGGCCTGGTCGCAGGCGCGGCGGGGACGGGCCGCCATCGAACAATTTTTCCTGGCCGGAGTGCTGGCCGCCTTCGGGGCCTCGGTGGTCAGCTCCCTGACGCGCACGGGCAGTGTTTACTACGAAGTCGTATCGGTCCTCCTGGCCATTTACAGCCTGGGGCGCCTGGTGGGTGAACGCCAACGCCGCCATGTCCTGGCTGCGGCCTCGGGGCTGAGACGCGACTTTGACACCTGTGTGCGCTTGGATGACCGGGACGGGGAGGAGACCGTCCCGGTGGCCGCGATCTCCCGGGGCGACCGGGTCCGCGTTCGGGCCGGTTCGGGGGTGCCGGTGGACGGTCAGGTCGAGGAGGGAACGGCATGGGTCAGCGAAACCCCCCTGAACGGGGAACCTTTTCCCATGGTCAGGCGTGCGGGCGACCTCGTCCGGGCGGGCGGCCAAGTGATCGACGCCGCCCTGATCGTCCGTGCCCAACACGATGGTCACAACCGCGAGATCGACCGTCTTCTGGGTTCGGTCGAGGCCACATTGTCCCTCGTTTCTCCATTGCAACGTGAGGCAGACCGTGTGGTGGCCTGGTTCCTGCCGGTGGTCCTTGTGCTGGCCTTGTTGACCGGGGGGTTCTGGGCCTGGCAACTGGATTGGACCACCGGCCTTTTCCGGGGTCTGGCGGTGTTGGTGGTGGCCTGTCCCTGTGCCCTGGGTTTGGCCACACCCATCGCCCTTTGGGGGGCGGCCAACCGCCTGGCCCGCCAGGGTTTGGTGCCTCGCCGCGGCGACTTCGTGGAGCGACTGGCTGGAATTGACCGGGTGGTTTTCGACAAAACCGGGACGCTCAGCGAGGAACATTTGCAAGTGGTCGATTGGGTGTCGGCACCGGGGACCGACCGGCGACTGCTGGAGGCGGAAGTGGCGGCAATCCAGGACCATATGGACCATCCGGTTGCCCGGGCCTTCCGCGTCTGGCCGAAATCCAAGGGGGTCGTCGTCGAGGGCGGGGTACGGGTCATGCCCGCTTGTGGAGTCGCTGCTCGGGTGGTGACGCCGCAAGGCATCCAGGAAGTGGAACTGGGCAATGAGACCCTTCTGCAACCCGGGGATTCCAGGTTGGTGGATGAATGGAAAGAAGCGCTATCTTCCCCCGGACTTCAGGCGTGTCGCTGGGTGGTCATCCGACGCAATGGCGTGCTGGCTGGCTTGGCCTTGTTGCGGGAGAATCTGCGGGCATCCGCGCCCGGGGTGTTGGCCGACCTGCGTGCACTCGGGGTCGGGGTGGCTGTCATGACGGGGGACCGGCCCGGTGCTGCAGAGGCCCTCGGTCTTACCGCAGTCCATGCCGGATTGAGTGCGGAAGATAAAGCCTCGTTGGTGCGCGAATGGCAGGAGCAAGGACACAAAGTGCTCCTGGTGGGCGATGGGGTGAATGATGCGCCGGCCATGGCTGCGGCCCAAGCCAGCGTGGCCCTGGTCTCGGGATCCGCTCTGGGTCGTGAAACGGCTGATGCCGAGATGTTCGGCAACGATCTGGGACGTTTGGCGGAGGCGATCCGGATGTCCCGACGGGTGGTCCGGAGAATCCGCCAAAACTTGGCCATCGCCGCCGTCTACAATTTCTTGGGCATTGGTCTGGCCATGGCCGGCTGGCTTCATCCCGTGGCTGCGGCGGTGCTGATGTTGGCTTCCAGCCTGACCGTTTCGAGCCGTGCCCTCTTGGGCTTGGAGGATACGGAGTCTGGCGAAAAACCGGTGCGACAAGACAAACGCATCGGGGGGGAGAATTTCCGGCGGCAACGTCTGGCGGCCATGTTTGCGGCGGGGGCTTTGTCGATCCAAGGGGCGGCACTGGTTTATTTGGGTGGATACACGGGTCTTTGGGCCACTGCTCTGCTGGGAGGATTCCTGCTGGCCGGGTTGCTTCTTTGGAGCCAACGCCAGCACTGGCTGAACCATCCCTTTCGGACGGCCTTTGTCATCATGGTCGTTGCGGGCAACGCGGGCATGCTCGCGGGATGGTGGGGGGATGCGGGTTGGGGGCCGGCGGTCCGCGATGGTCTGTGCTTGTGCGGCTGCAGCCCGGGGCATTTTGTCGAGGTTCTCAAAGGTACCCCTGGCTGGATGCATCTGGGCATGGTGGCGGGGGCCTTGCCGGGATTCTGGTGGGATGCGCGACACCGTTCCAAACCACGTCATTGGGACTGGCTCTGGTTGGTTTGCCTGGCCTTCATGTGGTTGGGCATGCAAGGGGGGGCCTGGGCGGTCATGGGTTGGTTCCCGGGCCGTCCACAATGGCAACTGCTGGCCTCGTTCTCTGCCATGACGGCGGGGATGTTCCTGGCCATGCTGGTGGTCTGCGGGCCCAGGCTTTGGGACGAAACACGGGAAAGGGCATCCTCATGA
- a CDS encoding phosphoribosylaminoimidazolesuccinocarboxamide synthase, producing the protein MPEPVRIHQGKVRDVYRWEDRILLVASDRISAFDVILPTTIPGKGAILTQLSRFWFDRFQNRVPHHVIGYELPEEIMPNAWHHRLTVCRQAKTVPMECVVRGYLSGSGWKDYQQSGRIQGLTLPAGLVESERLPEPLFTPTTKAAAGHDQPLTETEARNLVGDELYHTLRDRSLALYQDAHAYAIERGIIIADTKFEFGHTPEGELLLIDECLTPDSSRFWPLLNYQPGRSQPSFDKQFVRDYLLTLKDWNQQPPGPDLPREIVSGTQAKYREAFAILTGRPLDFSANG; encoded by the coding sequence ATGCCAGAACCTGTGCGCATCCATCAAGGCAAGGTGCGTGACGTCTATCGCTGGGAGGATCGCATCCTCCTCGTGGCCAGCGACCGGATTTCGGCCTTCGACGTCATCCTCCCCACGACCATTCCCGGCAAGGGGGCCATCCTGACCCAATTGTCGCGGTTCTGGTTCGACCGCTTCCAGAACCGAGTTCCGCACCATGTCATCGGCTACGAACTTCCCGAGGAAATCATGCCGAACGCCTGGCATCACCGGCTCACCGTCTGCAGGCAGGCCAAGACCGTTCCGATGGAATGTGTGGTCCGCGGCTATCTTTCCGGATCGGGCTGGAAGGACTACCAACAGAGCGGACGTATCCAAGGCCTGACCCTGCCCGCGGGTCTGGTCGAATCCGAACGGCTGCCCGAACCCCTCTTCACCCCGACGACCAAGGCCGCCGCCGGTCACGACCAACCCCTGACCGAAACCGAAGCCAGGAATCTCGTCGGTGACGAACTTTATCATACCCTCCGTGATCGTTCATTGGCCCTTTACCAAGACGCCCACGCTTATGCCATCGAGCGGGGCATCATCATCGCCGACACGAAGTTTGAATTCGGCCACACCCCGGAGGGTGAGCTTCTGCTGATCGATGAGTGCCTGACCCCGGACAGCAGCCGCTTCTGGCCCTTGCTCAACTACCAACCCGGTCGCTCCCAACCGAGCTTTGACAAGCAATTCGTCCGCGACTACCTCCTCACCCTCAAGGACTGGAACCAGCAACCGCCGGGCCCGGATTTGCCGCGTGAAATCGTCTCCGGTACCCAGGCCAAATACCGTGAGGCCTTTGCCATCCTGACCGGCCGGCCGCTCGACTTTTCCGCCAACGGCTGA
- a CDS encoding tyrosine recombinase gives MTDRNDLEACLAWLAMERGHAPNTQIMHRIVLERFHQWMDRQHPGTGWESLGTAHLQDYLAEQKKRRHASPATQKIEVVALRNFLRHLHREKKIPRDLSSLLELPKVPAKLPETLDETEIDTLLKVEWPAGPLGLRNRAVLETFYASGMRVGELVILRLEWLDLDEGTARVVGKGNKERLVLLGSRAIEVLRAYLKDGRPALVASRTGGEVFLGRHGRKLTPARIWGIVKEAMRRADIRKNIYPHLLRHSFATHLLTHGADLRIIQELLGHAQLATTEIYTHVDQARLRSVHRTFHPRSRHEN, from the coding sequence ATGACCGACCGCAATGACCTGGAGGCCTGCCTGGCTTGGCTGGCGATGGAGCGGGGCCACGCACCCAACACCCAGATCATGCACCGGATCGTCTTGGAACGTTTCCATCAATGGATGGATCGCCAACACCCGGGCACCGGTTGGGAGAGTCTCGGAACCGCTCACCTTCAGGACTATCTGGCCGAGCAGAAAAAAAGACGCCACGCCTCACCCGCCACACAAAAGATCGAGGTGGTGGCTTTGAGGAATTTTCTCCGGCACCTCCACCGGGAGAAAAAAATCCCGCGCGACCTTTCCTCCCTCCTCGAGCTGCCCAAAGTCCCGGCCAAGCTGCCGGAGACCCTGGACGAGACCGAAATCGACACCCTCCTGAAAGTGGAATGGCCCGCCGGGCCGCTCGGCCTGCGCAACCGGGCGGTATTGGAGACCTTTTATGCCAGCGGCATGCGGGTGGGTGAACTGGTCATCCTCCGGCTTGAATGGCTGGATTTGGATGAAGGAACGGCCCGGGTCGTCGGCAAGGGCAACAAGGAACGGCTGGTCCTGCTGGGCAGCCGGGCCATCGAGGTTCTCCGCGCCTACCTCAAGGACGGTCGTCCGGCCTTGGTGGCCTCGCGCACAGGAGGGGAGGTCTTCCTCGGGCGCCACGGGCGGAAGTTGACCCCGGCCCGGATCTGGGGGATCGTCAAGGAAGCCATGCGACGGGCCGACATCCGCAAGAACATCTATCCGCACCTCCTGCGCCACTCCTTCGCCACCCATCTCCTGACCCACGGTGCGGATCTGCGCATCATCCAGGAACTGCTCGGCCACGCCCAACTGGCCACCACCGAAATCTACACCCACGTCGACCAGGCCCGTCTGCGATCGGTCCACCGCACCTTCCATCCCCGCTCGCGCCATGAAAACTGA
- the rnc gene encoding ribonuclease III, with amino-acid sequence MKTDPPNLDPLQEALGYRFQDASLLRMALTHPSVRHEAPRRGMDNQRLEFLGDAVLQLALSEMLYKKFPRWDEGRLTRLRARLVNRTALETVAKRYDLGNHLILGRGELKNQGRSRSSNLADAFEAVLGAIFLDGGYSLALAWIEASLSAWIEAEARAPDDFNAKGALQEWLQASGKTTPEYQLLEESGPDHEKQYVVSCRSEGLEIGRGTGTSKKAAEASSAANALENLKGLPMP; translated from the coding sequence ATGAAAACTGACCCACCCAATCTGGATCCCTTGCAGGAGGCCCTGGGCTACCGCTTCCAGGATGCCTCCCTGCTTCGCATGGCCTTGACCCATCCATCGGTCCGGCACGAGGCTCCACGCCGGGGCATGGACAACCAGAGGTTGGAATTTCTCGGCGACGCCGTGCTGCAATTGGCGCTTTCCGAAATGTTGTATAAGAAATTCCCCCGCTGGGACGAAGGCCGGCTCACCCGGCTGCGGGCTCGCCTGGTCAATCGCACGGCCTTGGAAACGGTGGCCAAAAGGTACGACCTCGGGAACCACCTCATCCTCGGCCGGGGGGAATTGAAAAACCAAGGTCGCTCCAGAAGTTCGAATCTGGCTGACGCTTTCGAAGCCGTGCTCGGGGCCATCTTCCTCGATGGTGGGTACAGCCTGGCCTTGGCCTGGATCGAGGCCTCTTTATCGGCTTGGATCGAGGCCGAAGCCCGGGCTCCGGACGATTTCAATGCCAAAGGCGCCCTGCAGGAATGGCTCCAGGCTTCGGGCAAGACAACCCCGGAATACCAATTGCTGGAAGAATCCGGTCCGGACCATGAGAAACAATATGTCGTTTCCTGCCGCTCCGAAGGATTGGAAATCGGCCGAGGAACGGGCACGAGCAAAAAAGCGGCCGAAGCTTCTTCCGCCGCCAACGCCCTGGAAAACCTTAAGGGCCTCCCAATGCCCTGA
- a CDS encoding outer membrane beta-barrel protein: protein MNFRKVPFIAAGLILGMVVSLEAQQVAPPPAPRPWHADTAPTPTTSTSEPKTEPNGSRLKVSSAAAEEAEAAQKPRFNVDAPLRDRSGYYIGASLGANIAQDNDVNAPGLSLSGDIAPVGGLKLGYVYPFDNEPIEQFQTETGGIGLRLAGALEAEVFYLRNESEATIGGVARDFSIDAGYFMFNAFLKAKVGKAGFYAGPGVGIALTHTSGSAINGDQDEANLAYQMVGGAEYLFHPDWAVFAEYKWLITDDFDLDMNGAGQTDFGMFEQHLFSLGIKRLF, encoded by the coding sequence ATGAACTTCCGTAAAGTTCCATTCATCGCGGCTGGTCTGATTTTGGGCATGGTGGTTTCCTTGGAAGCCCAACAGGTGGCCCCTCCACCTGCCCCGCGTCCCTGGCATGCCGATACCGCGCCCACTCCGACGACGTCAACTTCGGAACCGAAGACCGAACCGAATGGAAGTCGCCTCAAGGTTTCTTCTGCTGCAGCGGAAGAAGCAGAGGCAGCGCAAAAGCCCCGTTTCAATGTGGATGCCCCGCTGCGCGACCGCTCCGGCTATTACATCGGAGCCAGTTTGGGAGCGAATATTGCCCAAGATAACGATGTGAATGCCCCGGGACTTTCTCTCTCCGGCGATATCGCTCCGGTTGGCGGTCTCAAATTGGGTTACGTGTATCCTTTCGACAACGAGCCCATCGAGCAATTCCAGACCGAGACCGGCGGTATCGGACTCCGCCTGGCTGGCGCTCTCGAGGCCGAGGTGTTCTACTTGCGCAACGAATCCGAGGCCACGATTGGTGGGGTCGCTCGTGATTTTTCCATCGATGCCGGTTACTTCATGTTCAATGCCTTCCTGAAGGCAAAGGTGGGCAAGGCCGGCTTTTACGCTGGTCCCGGAGTCGGGATAGCTCTGACCCATACATCCGGTTCAGCGATCAATGGAGATCAGGACGAGGCGAATCTGGCTTACCAAATGGTTGGAGGTGCCGAGTACCTTTTCCATCCTGACTGGGCCGTGTTCGCGGAGTACAAATGGCTCATCACCGACGATTTCGACCTCGATATGAACGGGGCCGGCCAGACTGATTTCGGCATGTTCGAACAACATCTGTTCAGCCTGGGCATCAAACGCCTCTTCTGA
- a CDS encoding rhomboid family intramembrane serine protease — protein MAGSSPAWPVFRVVIWINILLAAGSLACRWWELPDWPHLYLPLDWESLMAGRWWSCFTYMWIHAPFEGVGVFHIVCNMTTLAPFGRAVEGVLGRGRFWALYLSGGLGGAAGFVLETFIRQEWCGVPEGGHPGMVGASAAVLGVVTAFALLFPQARMGLMFLPFRLRAGWFLLGFALLSTAFLFVPAAGFIAHSAHLGGMLGGWLCMRYGVGMRRDPQEIRY, from the coding sequence ATGGCAGGTTCTTCCCCGGCTTGGCCGGTCTTTCGGGTAGTCATTTGGATCAACATCCTCCTGGCCGCTGGTTCACTGGCCTGTAGATGGTGGGAACTTCCCGATTGGCCCCACCTGTACCTGCCCTTGGATTGGGAAAGCCTGATGGCCGGACGTTGGTGGTCCTGCTTCACCTACATGTGGATTCACGCCCCTTTCGAAGGCGTGGGGGTCTTCCACATTGTGTGCAACATGACCACGCTGGCACCTTTCGGGCGGGCGGTGGAGGGGGTGCTGGGCCGGGGACGCTTTTGGGCGCTCTACCTCAGCGGCGGACTGGGCGGTGCTGCCGGTTTTGTCCTGGAAACATTCATCCGGCAGGAATGGTGCGGAGTGCCGGAAGGCGGCCACCCGGGCATGGTCGGGGCCAGTGCCGCAGTCCTGGGCGTGGTGACCGCTTTTGCCCTGCTTTTCCCCCAGGCACGCATGGGCTTGATGTTTTTGCCCTTCCGCCTCCGGGCCGGCTGGTTCCTGTTGGGGTTTGCCTTGTTAAGCACAGCCTTTTTGTTTGTACCTGCTGCGGGCTTCATCGCCCACTCCGCCCATCTCGGGGGAATGCTGGGGGGGTGGCTCTGCATGCGATACGGAGTGGGAATGCGACGCGATCCGCAGGAAATTCGTTATTAA
- a CDS encoding PHP domain-containing protein gives MTFNIDLHTHSRFSADGVSDPEDMVIQARRLGLHGFAITDHNTCACVDYFLQHGHMREDGQAVDGLLIIPGQEITTSAGHLLALGVHLPDLKGISAAEAVALIHQAGGLAIPPHPYDLFRAGIREPVLDALPIDALEVFNAATTLRRYNRYAFEYAQRRGLPMTAGSDAHHVEALGVAYSMVESEELALRPVLEAIKRGPALQQNYMTPKDAFKKTWNNVFRLGRRRGRKLSPVK, from the coding sequence GTGACCTTCAACATCGACCTCCATACCCATTCGCGGTTTTCCGCCGACGGCGTCTCGGATCCCGAGGACATGGTCATCCAGGCCAGGCGGTTGGGACTCCATGGTTTTGCCATCACCGACCACAACACCTGTGCTTGCGTCGACTACTTCCTGCAGCATGGGCACATGCGCGAAGATGGGCAGGCCGTGGATGGATTGCTGATCATTCCGGGCCAGGAAATCACCACCTCCGCCGGCCATCTTCTGGCACTCGGTGTCCATCTGCCCGATCTCAAAGGCATCAGTGCCGCCGAAGCCGTGGCCCTGATCCACCAGGCGGGCGGGTTGGCCATCCCGCCCCATCCCTACGACCTCTTCCGTGCCGGCATCCGCGAGCCCGTCTTGGACGCTCTACCGATCGATGCCCTGGAAGTGTTCAATGCCGCAACGACCCTGCGCCGTTACAACCGTTACGCCTTCGAATATGCCCAACGTCGCGGGTTGCCCATGACGGCGGGCAGTGATGCCCACCATGTGGAGGCCCTGGGTGTGGCTTACAGCATGGTGGAGAGCGAGGAGCTGGCCTTGCGTCCGGTGTTGGAGGCGATCAAGCGCGGTCCGGCCTTGCAACAAAACTACATGACGCCGAAGGATGCCTTCAAAAAGACCTGGAACAACGTCTTCCGTCTGGGTCGCAGGCGCGGTCGCAAGTTGTCCCCGGTGAAGTGA